The following are encoded in a window of Roseimaritima ulvae genomic DNA:
- a CDS encoding metal-sensitive transcriptional regulator, which translates to MLSDDEKKKLQNRLRRVIGQVEAVGRMIEDEEYCVQILMQLSAATGALGKVGQIVLEQHLKSCVTEAIESGDAADRDEKLEELIKIFRKYAGVID; encoded by the coding sequence ATGCTCTCTGACGACGAAAAAAAGAAACTTCAAAATCGCCTTCGACGCGTAATCGGGCAGGTCGAAGCGGTCGGTCGTATGATTGAGGACGAAGAGTACTGCGTCCAGATTCTAATGCAATTGTCGGCCGCGACCGGGGCCCTGGGAAAGGTCGGCCAGATCGTTTTGGAACAACATCTCAAGAGCTGCGTTACCGAAGCGATCGAAAGCGGCGACGCGGCAGACCGGGACGAAAAACTGGAAGAGCTGATCAAGATCTTTCGGAAATATGCCGGCGTCATCGACTGA
- a CDS encoding copper oxidase → MSNTEQRRSFLKVGSIAAAFALATERLHNHAHAQTPSASGDAASAADSTPDADYDGFSRFKPSRGNDPDSDYYLGKLVPGFRKPAEGPAPFEAPDVPKLPYKMDNGVKIFELVPMAVQQEFHPGVKMNVYGFNESMPGPTIEVTQGDRVRIVVTNELPEDTFVHWHGFELPVQYDGAATLTQNPIKPGQTMVFEFDIHEEGTFFYHSHVAMQEAFGQVGWFIVQPKKIFDPPVDRDFGLIFQNFHIPPTHTVSDSWAMDWNWHTINGKSGPYTTPLVCKHGERVRVRLLNFSPMQHHPIHLHGHTFWVTGHEGARIPKTAWVPRNNELVGVAQSSSFEFIANNPGDWIFHCHMIHHMMNHMVRQVGPRIRDDASVDQYLTNLRSRPPVDASHQESFATPGYPQKMQGMEMSEDFMQAIWNRKEVRGMRANYAMAVKGLMTVVRVLPEDLYDLVMHSDQQVEKGAVFAEIVRRFGDPGAYQAAPKMKM, encoded by the coding sequence ATGTCGAATACCGAACAACGCCGTAGCTTTCTGAAAGTCGGCTCCATCGCCGCCGCCTTTGCGTTGGCCACCGAACGGTTGCACAACCACGCCCACGCCCAAACCCCGTCGGCCAGTGGCGACGCCGCCTCGGCCGCCGACTCAACTCCCGACGCCGACTACGATGGATTCTCGCGTTTCAAACCCAGTCGTGGGAACGATCCAGATTCCGACTACTACCTCGGCAAACTGGTACCCGGTTTTCGCAAGCCGGCGGAAGGCCCGGCCCCGTTTGAGGCCCCGGACGTTCCCAAGTTGCCGTACAAAATGGACAACGGGGTGAAGATCTTTGAACTCGTGCCGATGGCGGTGCAACAGGAGTTCCATCCGGGCGTAAAGATGAACGTGTATGGCTTTAACGAAAGCATGCCCGGGCCCACCATCGAGGTCACCCAAGGCGACCGCGTCCGCATTGTGGTGACAAACGAATTGCCTGAAGACACATTTGTGCATTGGCATGGTTTCGAGTTGCCCGTCCAATATGACGGCGCCGCCACGTTGACCCAGAATCCAATCAAGCCGGGCCAGACGATGGTCTTTGAGTTTGACATCCATGAGGAAGGGACATTCTTCTACCACTCTCATGTCGCGATGCAGGAAGCCTTCGGGCAAGTTGGTTGGTTCATTGTTCAACCCAAGAAAATCTTTGATCCCCCAGTGGACCGTGACTTCGGATTGATCTTTCAAAATTTTCACATTCCGCCGACACACACCGTCAGCGATTCATGGGCGATGGATTGGAATTGGCATACGATCAACGGAAAAAGTGGGCCTTATACGACGCCTCTGGTTTGCAAACACGGTGAACGTGTTCGCGTGCGTCTGCTGAATTTTTCTCCGATGCAACACCATCCAATTCATTTGCACGGACACACGTTCTGGGTTACCGGTCACGAAGGAGCGCGGATCCCCAAGACCGCCTGGGTGCCCAGAAACAATGAACTGGTCGGAGTCGCACAATCGTCAAGCTTCGAGTTTATCGCTAACAATCCGGGCGATTGGATTTTCCATTGCCACATGATCCATCACATGATGAATCACATGGTTCGACAAGTGGGGCCGCGAATCCGCGATGACGCGTCGGTTGATCAATACCTAACCAATCTTCGCAGCCGTCCGCCTGTCGATGCGTCTCACCAAGAATCCTTTGCAACACCCGGTTATCCACAAAAAATGCAGGGCATGGAAATGTCAGAAGATTTCATGCAGGCGATTTGGAACCGCAAAGAGGTCCGCGGAATGCGTGCGAACTACGCGATGGCGGTCAAGGGGCTGATGACTGTAGTCCGTGTGCTGCCCGAGGATCTCTATGACCTGGTCATGCATAGCGATCAGCAGGTGGAAAAAGGGGCGGTATTTGCCGAAATCGTTCGACGTTTCGGGGATCCGGGGGCGTATCAGGCGGCACCGAAGATGAAGATGTGA
- a CDS encoding TolC family protein produces MKSHSEAMRSPIGRTFIPPPPVPSPPYGVQGLDPSGPLFPEERIHGGDFPAAPAPVYVDGDRVPDTFAMEAEVQGYDLSDFLTLAARNNPTIRQARLQISAQTAKALQAGLYPNPTINYIGEQIGVDVEGDKDSPGEFQGMTVRQRFVTAGKLKLSREKYMRRAHVSEHLAMAQQFRVCNDVRIHFFRALAAREKVQLRKELLKAAEDGAVTARELYNLGQATRPAVRKSSIALQRARLDVLTAENHYRESFRRLVAIVGVDLTDGLVSGDLMPEGEPISYREAVSLVLSESPELAAARAKLAADRVTVRREQVEWIPDIVAEGGAGYNFEAKETTAAAGVSIELPIFDRNQGTIRQAQLDLRRQQEEIRRTELMLQQEMANIYQQYLTALQIASEYDRVIIPEAKLAYQELLQSYKANRVDWPTVLDAQVEYFDSRLTRVQYLEQVRTNEVLIRGYLLHGGLMAAPGPTPPGHIDAVAKPR; encoded by the coding sequence ATGAAATCGCACTCGGAAGCCATGCGATCGCCGATTGGCCGGACTTTCATCCCACCACCGCCCGTTCCATCGCCGCCCTACGGAGTGCAGGGACTGGACCCTAGCGGACCGTTGTTTCCTGAAGAGCGGATACATGGCGGCGACTTCCCTGCGGCACCGGCCCCCGTGTATGTCGATGGCGATAGGGTCCCCGACACGTTCGCGATGGAGGCTGAAGTTCAAGGATACGACCTGTCGGATTTCCTGACGCTGGCAGCCCGAAATAATCCAACGATTCGACAAGCTCGACTACAGATTTCGGCTCAGACGGCCAAGGCGTTGCAAGCGGGGCTGTACCCCAATCCAACTATTAATTACATCGGCGAACAGATCGGCGTAGACGTCGAAGGCGACAAAGACTCGCCGGGCGAGTTTCAAGGGATGACCGTTCGTCAACGATTTGTCACGGCAGGCAAACTAAAGCTCAGCCGTGAGAAATACATGCGACGTGCGCACGTCTCGGAGCATCTTGCCATGGCGCAACAGTTCCGCGTTTGCAACGATGTGCGGATCCATTTCTTCCGAGCGTTAGCGGCTCGCGAAAAGGTGCAACTACGGAAAGAGCTACTGAAAGCCGCGGAAGACGGGGCGGTGACCGCACGCGAGCTTTACAACCTGGGGCAAGCGACAAGACCGGCCGTTCGCAAGTCCAGCATCGCACTGCAGCGTGCTCGTCTGGATGTCTTGACGGCCGAAAACCATTACCGTGAATCCTTTCGCCGACTGGTCGCGATCGTCGGCGTTGATCTGACCGACGGTCTTGTCAGCGGCGACTTGATGCCCGAGGGGGAACCGATCTCGTATCGCGAAGCGGTCTCACTGGTGCTGAGCGAAAGCCCCGAACTGGCGGCGGCACGCGCTAAACTGGCCGCCGATCGCGTCACCGTAAGACGCGAACAAGTCGAATGGATTCCGGACATCGTGGCCGAAGGTGGAGCAGGCTATAACTTCGAAGCCAAAGAAACGACGGCCGCGGCAGGTGTCTCGATCGAATTGCCAATCTTTGATCGAAATCAAGGCACAATTCGACAGGCACAATTGGACCTGCGTCGTCAGCAAGAGGAAATTCGACGTACCGAGCTAATGCTGCAGCAAGAGATGGCGAACATCTATCAGCAGTATTTGACGGCGCTACAAATCGCCAGCGAATACGATCGCGTCATCATCCCCGAAGCTAAGTTGGCTTACCAGGAACTACTTCAAAGCTACAAAGCCAATCGTGTTGACTGGCCGACGGTGCTGGACGCCCAGGTCGAATACTTCGACTCGCGTCTGACTCGAGTGCAATATCTTGAGCAGGTCCGTACGAACGAAGTGCTCATTCGGGGCTACTTATTGCACGGTGGCTTAATGGCGGCACCTGGCCCCACGCCTCCCGGTCACATCGACGCGGTCGCCAAACCCAGGTAG
- a CDS encoding heavy metal translocating P-type ATPase — MQIDPVCGMKVPADSHRAAEYEGQRYVFCSDGCLKKFRDDPAAVLATRAQKQATKGSSCCGTDAAVQPIEIGSAASSCCGGHSTTKKSDSPADASAIYTCPMHPEIEQVGPGDCPICGMDLEPKFVDMADHGDDEQYTDMKRRFWVGALLSTPLLVIAMGPMLGLQTANWMSQTVFGWLQLTLATPVVFWCGWPLLVRGVKSFRSMNLNMFSLIAVGTLAAYLFSLVVVLLPGVIPEAFYEDGVAPLYFEAAAVIVTLVLLGQVLELRARQQTGGAIRELMQLAPDTATRISDDGEQEVALNAVHKGDRLRVRPGEKIPVDGRVLSGSSNVDESMLTGEPIPVRKMEGDQITGGTLNQTGALVMEAVGVGGETVLNRIVQMVADAQRSRAPIQKLADVVARYFVPAVIASSILAFIGWAVWGPEPQLAHAFVAAVAVLIIACPCALGLATPMSVMVGVGRGAKEGVLIKNAEVLEVMENVDTIVVDKTGTLTQGRPEVTAVETFGDWNEKDVLKLAAAVEAQSEHPLAQAVVRRAKADGSQTLEATDFDSITGGGVRARVDQHDVLIGKADLLDAEGITDVDAGRAQASSHQSDGATVVFVAIDNRLAAILAITDPIKESTPAALNTLHELGLKVIMLTGDAEPTAKAVASKLGIDEFHAGVSPEDKHNFVRRLKSEGKTVAMCGDGINDAPALAESNVGIAMGTGTGVAIESAGVTLVGGDLRGVAAAGKLSRKTMSNIRQNLFFAFIYNTLGIPLAAGLLYPFFGLLLSPMIAAAAMSLSSVSVISNALRLRAANLT; from the coding sequence ATGCAAATCGATCCGGTTTGCGGCATGAAGGTGCCCGCGGACAGCCACCGAGCGGCTGAATATGAGGGCCAGCGTTACGTTTTCTGCAGCGACGGATGCTTGAAAAAATTTCGCGACGATCCGGCCGCTGTGTTGGCAACGCGAGCGCAGAAGCAGGCTACAAAGGGCTCGTCGTGCTGTGGGACCGACGCGGCGGTTCAGCCGATCGAGATCGGCTCAGCGGCTTCGTCCTGCTGTGGTGGTCACTCAACGACCAAAAAGAGCGATTCGCCAGCAGACGCGAGCGCTATTTATACCTGCCCCATGCACCCGGAAATTGAACAGGTGGGGCCCGGGGACTGTCCGATTTGCGGGATGGATTTGGAACCCAAGTTCGTGGATATGGCCGATCATGGCGACGACGAACAATACACGGACATGAAGCGACGTTTTTGGGTGGGCGCCCTATTGTCGACGCCGTTGTTGGTGATCGCCATGGGGCCGATGCTCGGACTGCAAACGGCGAACTGGATGAGTCAGACCGTCTTTGGCTGGCTGCAGCTGACGCTCGCCACGCCGGTTGTGTTCTGGTGCGGCTGGCCGTTGTTGGTTCGCGGCGTGAAATCGTTTCGAAGCATGAACTTAAACATGTTCTCCCTGATCGCCGTGGGCACTTTGGCGGCGTACCTGTTCAGCTTGGTCGTTGTGTTGTTGCCCGGAGTGATCCCCGAAGCTTTTTACGAGGACGGCGTGGCTCCGTTGTACTTCGAAGCTGCGGCCGTGATTGTCACGCTGGTGTTGCTGGGGCAAGTGCTGGAACTGCGGGCTCGTCAACAAACTGGTGGAGCGATTCGCGAACTGATGCAACTGGCGCCCGACACCGCCACTCGGATTAGCGACGATGGCGAACAAGAAGTTGCCTTGAATGCGGTTCACAAAGGCGATCGGCTGCGAGTGCGTCCCGGAGAAAAAATTCCGGTGGATGGTCGCGTCCTCAGCGGCTCCAGCAACGTGGATGAGTCGATGCTGACGGGCGAGCCGATTCCGGTTCGCAAGATGGAGGGCGACCAAATTACCGGAGGAACGCTAAACCAAACCGGGGCGTTGGTGATGGAAGCCGTGGGAGTTGGTGGCGAGACGGTGCTTAACCGCATCGTCCAGATGGTCGCGGACGCTCAACGAAGTCGTGCTCCGATTCAAAAGCTGGCTGACGTCGTCGCTCGGTACTTCGTGCCGGCCGTGATTGCGAGCTCGATTCTGGCCTTCATCGGTTGGGCCGTGTGGGGACCTGAGCCTCAATTGGCTCACGCCTTCGTGGCGGCGGTAGCAGTGTTGATTATCGCTTGCCCCTGCGCATTGGGACTGGCGACGCCAATGTCCGTAATGGTCGGCGTCGGTCGCGGTGCCAAGGAAGGTGTGTTGATTAAGAACGCCGAAGTCTTGGAAGTGATGGAAAATGTGGACACCATCGTCGTTGATAAAACGGGAACCTTGACGCAGGGACGCCCCGAGGTGACGGCGGTGGAAACGTTCGGCGACTGGAACGAAAAAGATGTGTTGAAACTGGCCGCGGCGGTGGAAGCGCAGAGCGAACACCCGCTCGCTCAGGCGGTCGTGCGCCGAGCCAAAGCCGACGGATCGCAAACGCTCGAAGCGACCGACTTCGACAGTATCACGGGCGGTGGAGTGCGTGCTCGCGTCGACCAACATGATGTGTTGATCGGCAAAGCGGACCTGCTTGACGCAGAGGGCATCACCGACGTCGACGCGGGACGAGCGCAAGCCAGTTCGCACCAAAGCGACGGAGCGACGGTGGTGTTTGTCGCCATCGACAACCGGCTTGCCGCGATCCTGGCGATTACGGATCCGATTAAAGAAAGCACACCCGCCGCGTTAAACACGCTGCACGAACTCGGCCTGAAAGTCATCATGCTAACAGGTGATGCGGAACCGACAGCCAAAGCCGTCGCCAGCAAGTTGGGCATCGACGAGTTCCACGCGGGGGTCTCACCGGAAGACAAGCACAACTTCGTTCGACGGCTCAAAAGCGAAGGCAAAACCGTGGCGATGTGTGGCGACGGAATCAACGATGCCCCGGCGCTTGCCGAATCGAACGTGGGGATCGCGATGGGTACGGGGACGGGCGTGGCGATCGAATCGGCCGGTGTGACCTTGGTCGGCGGCGACCTTCGCGGCGTGGCGGCGGCCGGCAAACTGAGCCGTAAGACGATGAGCAATATCCGGCAGAACTTGTTTTTCGCGTTTATCTACAACACGCTGGGGATTCCGCTGGCCGCGGGCCTGCTGTATCCGTTTTTCGGATTGCTGCTCAGTCCCATGATTGCCGCGGCGGCGATGAGTTTGAGCAGCGTGTCAGTGATTTCTAACGCATTGAGGCTGCGGGCCGCGAATCTGACCTGA
- a CDS encoding exo-alpha-sialidase, which yields MKQRLVYLLASALLTSAGFAVEPGPTRSWTFDAASSEKLQPKGGSLAEAVGVHNQAMVLKGNSVLEVPNSSTVPNSQQPFSLVVWFNPYKLDGGQQMIVAKNCYALNQREWSVMIDDDQKLRLYVHQKGWKTAEANTTLQRGHWHQMGLVVGDETAELWLNGELADTVELTRSIPQTKAPLTFGGVDDNGRIRQNFTGALDQALLFDRSLSSAEMVSLYTPVKATHQIPDFAQPVRLWNDAVPLPVAADIPVLKDVRFQVIKKWDRETDGYTFLHGVGLGWHNNKLYASIGHNKGAENTVTEEAQYRVSEDQGQTWSELRVIDAGEEPDLAVSHGVFLSHGGKLWAFHGGYYNRMQNIHTRAYSLDEASGRWIKHGIVIRDGFWPMNQPVKMGDGNWIMPGMSAGPYSNSQVFPAAVAISHGDDFTKWDFVQIPNGQGVDRMWGESAIFVDGNRVFNVARYGGGASALLAISEDYGRTWTSSRISNLPMATSKPAAGTLSTGQRYLVCTTAKNNGGKRTPLTIALTAPGENVFEKVFVIRRSRHDNEPGESADRLSLSYPCAIEHNGHLYVGYSNNGGRRGNLNSAEMAIIPLQSLQQTP from the coding sequence ATGAAACAACGATTGGTATATCTACTTGCGTCGGCTTTGCTCACCTCTGCCGGTTTCGCCGTGGAACCGGGTCCAACTCGGTCATGGACGTTCGACGCCGCTTCCTCCGAAAAACTTCAGCCCAAAGGCGGTTCGCTTGCGGAAGCGGTCGGCGTTCACAACCAAGCGATGGTGCTGAAGGGGAACTCCGTACTTGAGGTCCCGAACTCTTCGACGGTGCCCAACAGCCAGCAGCCCTTCAGTCTTGTCGTCTGGTTCAATCCCTACAAGCTGGACGGCGGGCAACAGATGATCGTGGCCAAAAATTGCTACGCGTTGAACCAGCGCGAGTGGAGCGTGATGATCGACGATGACCAAAAATTGCGGTTGTATGTTCATCAAAAAGGCTGGAAAACCGCCGAAGCCAATACGACGCTGCAACGGGGACACTGGCACCAGATGGGCCTTGTGGTTGGAGACGAAACGGCCGAACTGTGGCTAAACGGTGAGCTCGCCGACACCGTCGAACTAACTCGTTCCATTCCCCAGACCAAAGCTCCACTGACATTTGGCGGCGTCGATGACAACGGTCGCATCCGGCAAAATTTTACTGGCGCGTTGGATCAAGCGTTGTTGTTCGATCGTTCGCTATCGTCCGCTGAAATGGTATCGCTCTACACGCCGGTGAAGGCGACTCACCAAATTCCCGACTTCGCCCAACCGGTTCGGCTCTGGAACGACGCCGTGCCACTGCCAGTCGCCGCCGATATCCCTGTACTGAAAGACGTTCGATTTCAGGTCATCAAGAAGTGGGATCGGGAGACGGACGGGTACACGTTTCTGCACGGCGTGGGACTCGGCTGGCACAACAACAAACTCTACGCTTCGATCGGCCACAACAAGGGGGCCGAAAATACGGTCACCGAAGAAGCCCAGTACCGCGTCAGCGAAGACCAAGGACAAACCTGGAGTGAGTTGCGAGTGATCGATGCCGGTGAGGAACCGGATCTGGCGGTCAGCCATGGCGTCTTCCTGTCGCACGGCGGCAAACTTTGGGCCTTTCACGGAGGCTACTACAACAGGATGCAGAACATCCATACGCGGGCTTACTCGCTGGACGAAGCATCCGGACGGTGGATCAAGCATGGCATTGTGATCCGCGACGGTTTTTGGCCGATGAATCAACCTGTGAAGATGGGCGATGGCAACTGGATCATGCCGGGCATGTCTGCAGGTCCCTATTCCAACAGCCAGGTCTTCCCGGCCGCGGTCGCGATCAGTCACGGAGACGATTTTACCAAGTGGGATTTCGTGCAGATTCCAAACGGTCAAGGCGTCGATCGCATGTGGGGTGAATCCGCCATCTTTGTTGATGGTAATCGAGTCTTTAACGTCGCCCGCTACGGCGGTGGTGCTTCGGCACTACTCGCCATCAGCGAAGACTACGGACGTACTTGGACGTCATCGCGAATTAGTAATCTACCGATGGCCACATCCAAGCCTGCTGCGGGAACGCTCAGCACGGGTCAGCGTTACTTGGTTTGCACCACTGCCAAGAACAACGGCGGCAAACGCACTCCCCTGACGATTGCCCTAACCGCCCCCGGCGAAAACGTGTTTGAGAAGGTATTTGTGATTCGCCGCTCCCGGCACGACAATGAACCCGGCGAGTCTGCCGACCGCCTGAGTCTTTCCTACCCCTGTGCCATCGAGCATAACGGGCATCTGTATGTCGGCTACTCCAACAATGGCGGCCGTCGCGGCAACTTGAACAGCGCGGAAATGGCGATCATTCCACTCCAATCACTTCAGCAAACCCCTTAG
- a CDS encoding sulfatase: MSKTKTPAIAILFVLACSLVGVSADAAERPNVVLFLVDDMGWMDSTPYGSQYYETPNMQRLALQSMRFTDAYALPLCSPTRASILSGQYSSRHRVTSASGHRPAAPPAASPYPDKAPPNKKFIYANSQNYLDLDLPTIAEVLQQAGYRTGHFGKWHLGVSQKHWPDQHGFDVAFHAQPSPGPPSYFSPYGVHPDGTASGRHHVGTITDGPDGEYITDRLTDEAIRFVEAHQDEPFFLNFWHYGVHGPWGHKQAYTAKFANKTDPRGMQRNPIMASMLQSVDESLGRLMNRLDELGLTENTLFIFYSDNGGNVHSRTYDDRKIANVKPGHPQYETIQDWRKWAGGEPPTNNAPLREGKGRIYEGGQRVPLMVRWPGHIAAATTSDAVMGPIDLYPTILDAVGVKPPPNHIIDGESLLPVLRQTGTLQREAYFTWFPHLVPAVSVRQDNWKLIRRFEPHPDYPERYELYDLRNDIGETNNLAEAMPEKVKQLDALIDDFVTETDALAPKPNPAYSVATNPVDVTDGLVPRSCKLVNAEGAIRVEGTARLPFLGTARVRLQGPLKLTLVARCDSRGTGQVRWKMKGQENFPQTKQGVDFEIPAGKSWQQITVDLPIQGQPQVVRLYLPAAASPVELREIRFENPQGRKQAWDFSGVRP, translated from the coding sequence ATGAGCAAAACCAAAACACCGGCAATCGCAATTCTATTTGTCCTGGCGTGTTCGTTGGTGGGGGTGTCCGCCGATGCTGCGGAGCGTCCCAACGTCGTCCTGTTTCTGGTCGACGACATGGGCTGGATGGATAGCACGCCTTACGGTTCGCAGTACTACGAAACGCCCAACATGCAGCGGTTGGCTCTGCAGTCGATGCGATTTACCGATGCGTACGCGCTGCCATTGTGTTCGCCCACACGAGCGTCGATCCTGAGCGGGCAGTACTCGTCACGACACCGGGTGACGTCCGCCAGCGGCCACCGGCCGGCCGCTCCGCCCGCAGCTTCGCCGTACCCCGACAAGGCTCCGCCCAACAAAAAGTTCATCTACGCCAACAGCCAGAACTATCTGGACCTGGATCTGCCCACCATTGCCGAAGTGCTACAGCAAGCCGGATATCGCACGGGACATTTTGGCAAGTGGCACCTGGGGGTAAGTCAAAAACACTGGCCTGACCAACACGGCTTCGACGTCGCCTTCCACGCTCAACCCAGCCCCGGCCCGCCGAGCTATTTCTCGCCTTACGGCGTGCATCCCGATGGCACAGCTTCTGGTCGACATCACGTCGGTACGATCACCGATGGTCCAGATGGAGAATACATCACGGATCGGTTGACCGACGAAGCCATCCGGTTTGTCGAAGCTCACCAAGACGAACCGTTCTTCTTGAACTTCTGGCACTATGGCGTGCATGGTCCCTGGGGGCACAAGCAAGCGTATACCGCGAAGTTTGCCAACAAGACCGACCCCCGCGGGATGCAGCGCAATCCCATCATGGCGTCGATGCTGCAGAGCGTGGATGAAAGCCTCGGGCGATTGATGAATCGACTGGATGAACTGGGGCTGACGGAAAACACGCTGTTCATCTTCTATTCCGACAACGGCGGCAACGTCCACAGCCGGACCTACGACGACCGCAAGATCGCGAATGTGAAACCTGGGCATCCCCAGTACGAGACGATTCAGGACTGGCGGAAATGGGCCGGAGGAGAACCGCCCACCAACAACGCTCCGCTGCGTGAAGGCAAAGGCCGTATTTACGAAGGCGGACAACGGGTGCCCTTGATGGTCCGCTGGCCGGGCCATATCGCAGCCGCCACGACCAGCGACGCGGTGATGGGACCGATCGACCTGTATCCCACGATTCTGGATGCCGTGGGGGTGAAGCCACCGCCAAACCATATCATCGATGGCGAGTCGCTGCTGCCGGTGCTACGGCAAACCGGCACGCTCCAGCGGGAGGCCTACTTCACTTGGTTCCCTCACTTGGTGCCGGCGGTCTCGGTACGGCAGGACAATTGGAAGCTGATCCGCCGCTTCGAGCCGCATCCGGACTATCCCGAACGGTACGAACTGTACGACCTGCGCAACGACATCGGTGAAACCAACAACCTCGCCGAAGCGATGCCGGAGAAAGTGAAGCAGCTCGATGCGCTGATCGATGATTTCGTCACAGAAACCGACGCGCTCGCGCCCAAGCCCAACCCGGCCTATAGCGTCGCTACCAACCCGGTCGATGTGACCGACGGCCTTGTGCCTCGAAGCTGCAAGCTGGTCAACGCCGAGGGGGCGATCCGCGTCGAGGGCACCGCTCGGCTGCCGTTCCTCGGTACTGCCCGAGTCAGACTGCAGGGACCGCTGAAGCTGACGTTGGTTGCTCGCTGTGATTCCCGCGGCACGGGGCAGGTGCGTTGGAAGATGAAGGGACAGGAAAACTTTCCGCAGACAAAGCAGGGCGTCGACTTCGAAATTCCTGCCGGGAAATCATGGCAGCAGATAACCGTCGATCTGCCCATCCAAGGCCAACCACAGGTTGTGAGGCTGTACCTGCCAGCGGCCGCGTCGCCAGTGGAGCTTCGTGAGATACGATTTGAAAATCCCCAGGGCCGGAAGCAGGCCTGGGATTTCTCCGGCGTACGACCTTAA
- a CDS encoding transposase translates to MPRAPRADEAGGLYHALNRGNLRATIFHKDADYLAFENLLGEALEMYRIELFSYQLMPNHYHLVLRPLVDGEMSRFMAWVGGTHTMRYHAHYQTGGLGHVYQQRYKSFPIQDDDHFLLVCRYVERNALRAGLTTRAEHWRWGSLWRWLAKPTPDPKLLSPWPIARLPRWVDRVNEALTQKERDAVRKCAQRGAPLGDEGWVEATARRLNLESTMRPRGRPRLRRPSS, encoded by the coding sequence ATGCCTCGAGCTCCACGAGCGGATGAAGCGGGTGGTCTTTATCACGCTCTTAATCGCGGGAATCTTCGCGCAACGATTTTCCACAAGGACGCGGACTACCTTGCTTTTGAAAATCTTCTCGGCGAGGCCCTGGAGATGTATCGTATCGAATTGTTCTCTTACCAGCTGATGCCGAACCACTACCACTTGGTTCTAAGGCCATTGGTCGACGGTGAGATGAGTCGATTCATGGCCTGGGTCGGCGGCACGCACACGATGCGATACCACGCGCACTACCAAACAGGTGGATTGGGGCATGTTTACCAACAGCGGTACAAAAGTTTCCCGATTCAGGACGACGATCACTTTTTGCTGGTATGCCGCTACGTGGAGCGGAATGCGCTTCGCGCAGGCTTGACGACTCGCGCTGAGCACTGGCGATGGGGATCCCTGTGGCGTTGGCTGGCCAAGCCGACGCCTGACCCTAAGTTGTTGTCACCTTGGCCCATCGCTCGCTTGCCGCGTTGGGTGGACCGAGTTAATGAAGCGCTCACGCAAAAGGAACGCGATGCGGTCCGGAAGTGCGCACAGCGTGGCGCGCCACTTGGTGATGAAGGCTGGGTTGAAGCTACCGCCCGACGCCTCAATCTTGAATCGACCATGCGTCCAAGAGGCCGGCCACGCCTGCGTCGTCCCAGTTCCTGA